The following proteins come from a genomic window of Nitrosopumilus sp.:
- a CDS encoding DUF4147 domain-containing protein yields the protein MIIQNFRELATTEKKKDCLEILEAGLQAADPKNIITKYVTPNEIRIKGKVINVEKYSNIYSVAFGKAGDSMTRALNAIIPIKSGIIVIPKGSKAKIKGKKFQIFNSRHPQPDKTSVKAAKEVMKFVQNKRSDELIIFLVSGGGSSLLAMPDEITLDDKIHVTNLLLKTGVTIQEFNCIRKHLSKIKGGKLIENMKCHGISLVMSDVEGDDLSSIASGTTYMDDTTYADALEIIDKYKIRWKIPTEVLQILEKRSNEKRCETPKKAQIENYIIANNNDCLQAMQKKADEIGYKVSTMQIFGDIKEIVPKILENISYEQNTCLIFGGEPTVKVLGKGTGGRNQELVLRLLKNTQKAKKIIIASMGTDGIDGNSIFAGAITENIKVDLDVMKEFLKNSDSGRFFQKQKGNIVTNFTHTNLMDIGLILR from the coding sequence GTGATTATACAAAATTTCAGAGAATTGGCAACCACTGAGAAGAAAAAAGATTGCCTGGAAATTTTAGAGGCAGGTCTTCAAGCAGCAGATCCTAAAAATATCATTACAAAATATGTTACGCCCAATGAAATTAGGATCAAAGGCAAAGTGATCAATGTTGAGAAATATTCAAACATCTATTCCGTAGCATTTGGAAAAGCTGGAGATTCTATGACCCGGGCATTGAATGCAATAATACCCATCAAAAGCGGAATAATAGTAATTCCCAAAGGTTCCAAAGCCAAAATTAAAGGAAAAAAATTTCAAATTTTCAATTCCAGACATCCACAACCTGATAAAACAAGCGTAAAAGCAGCAAAAGAGGTTATGAAATTTGTCCAAAATAAGCGAAGTGACGAATTAATAATTTTTCTTGTGTCTGGAGGTGGTTCTTCGCTTCTTGCAATGCCAGATGAAATTACATTGGATGATAAAATTCATGTTACAAATTTGCTGTTGAAAACAGGAGTGACAATTCAAGAGTTCAATTGCATCAGAAAACATCTCTCAAAAATTAAAGGGGGAAAGCTAATTGAAAACATGAAATGCCACGGGATTAGTTTGGTGATGTCTGATGTTGAAGGTGATGATCTTTCATCCATTGCGTCAGGTACAACATACATGGATGATACAACTTATGCAGATGCATTAGAAATTATTGATAAATATAAAATCAGATGGAAAATTCCAACGGAGGTCTTGCAGATTTTAGAAAAGAGATCAAATGAAAAAAGGTGTGAAACTCCAAAAAAAGCACAAATTGAAAATTACATCATTGCAAACAATAATGATTGCCTGCAAGCAATGCAAAAGAAAGCTGATGAGATAGGATACAAAGTCTCAACAATGCAAATTTTTGGAGACATCAAAGAGATAGTTCCAAAAATACTTGAAAACATTTCATATGAACAAAATACTTGTTTGATTTTTGGAGGTGAACCAACCGTAAAAGTTCTTGGAAAGGGAACGGGTGGTAGAAATCAAGAATTAGTTTTAAGACTATTAAAAAACACTCAAAAGGCAAAAAAAATCATCATAGCGTCTATGGGGACAGATGGAATAGACGGAAATTCAATCTTTGCAGGAGCAATCACAGAGAACATCAAAGTTGATTTGGATGTGATGAAGGAATTTCTCAAAAACAGTGATTCAGGAAGATTCTTTCAAAAGCAGAAAGGAAACATCGTTACAAACTTTACACATACAAATCTAATGGACATAGGTTTGATTTTAAGATAA
- a CDS encoding iron-containing alcohol dehydrogenase — protein sequence MHTVRIPKVINFGENALGETEYPKNALIVTTVPPELSDKWLAKMGIQDYMLYDQVKPEPSIEDVNTVISQFKDKNPSVLIGLGGGSSMDVVKYAAPEMKKEKILIPTTFGTGAEMTTYCVLKFDGKKKLLREDRFLADMAVVDSYFMDGTPEQVIKNSVCDACAQATEGYDSKLGNDLTRTLCNQAFEILYDAIMNDKPENYPYGSMLSGMGFGNCSTTLGHALSYVFSNEGVPHGYSLSSCTTVAHKHNKSIFYDRFKEAMEKLGFDKLELKADVSEAADVVMTDRGHLDPNPIPISKEDVIKCLEDIKSGNL from the coding sequence ATGCACACAGTACGCATTCCAAAAGTTATCAACTTTGGAGAAAACGCACTTGGTGAAACAGAGTATCCAAAAAATGCCCTGATTGTAACAACCGTTCCGCCAGAACTTTCTGACAAATGGTTAGCAAAAATGGGAATTCAGGATTATATGTTGTATGATCAAGTGAAACCTGAACCATCAATTGAAGATGTCAATACTGTGATTTCACAATTCAAAGACAAAAATCCATCCGTCTTAATCGGCCTAGGTGGTGGAAGTTCAATGGATGTAGTAAAATATGCTGCACCTGAGATGAAAAAAGAAAAAATCTTAATTCCAACTACTTTTGGAACTGGAGCTGAAATGACAACTTATTGTGTTCTAAAATTTGATGGAAAAAAGAAACTGTTACGTGAAGATAGATTTTTAGCTGACATGGCTGTAGTCGATTCATATTTTATGGATGGTACTCCGGAACAGGTCATCAAAAATTCTGTCTGTGATGCATGTGCTCAAGCTACTGAAGGCTATGATAGCAAGCTCGGTAATGACTTGACTAGAACTCTCTGTAACCAAGCATTTGAGATTCTTTATGATGCAATAATGAACGACAAACCTGAAAACTACCCATACGGTTCAATGTTATCTGGAATGGGATTTGGTAATTGCTCTACTACACTTGGACATGCTTTGTCCTATGTATTCTCAAATGAAGGAGTGCCTCATGGTTATTCCTTATCTTCTTGTACTACAGTTGCTCACAAGCATAACAAGTCAATCTTTTATGATCGATTCAAAGAAGCTATGGAAAAACTTGGTTTTGATAAATTAGAACTCAAAGCTGATGTTTCAGAAGCTGCAGACGTCGTAATGACCGATAGAGGACATTTAGATCCAAACCCAATTCCAATATCCAAAGAAGACGTCATAAAATGTCTTGAAGACATCAAATCAGGTAATTTGTAA
- a CDS encoding LLM class flavin-dependent oxidoreductase, protein MASKKLKFGIQNGLNVARAGYTEDQILTACMLADKTGYDSIFYMDHTNVPQWKNATVLDPWVMLSAIAAVTNNVELGTCVTDAIRRHPSNIALAAITLDRVSKGRAILGIGAGEAQNLKEFCIPFEKPVSKWEEQIEVIHTLYNSTPDNTVDYTGKYYQLEGACLQAPPIRKPRPPTYMASGGKRTLELTGKLGDGWLPIGYTPELFEDHKKQIESSMDKNNRTQEEKDNFQMALDIDVYFSEDAEESWAKMKEAVKVSLFKPEVLRVHGLKEIEGFDFVKYFTEYSMSDQSWIVKMREAATKIPDKIARSSTAVGTPEDIIPTFERFMEAGVNHFVIRFWGKNYFGSIDKFASHVMPALREKAKQ, encoded by the coding sequence TTGGCTTCAAAGAAACTCAAATTTGGCATTCAAAACGGATTAAATGTCGCAAGAGCCGGATATACTGAGGACCAAATCTTAACGGCTTGCATGCTGGCTGATAAAACTGGCTATGATTCAATTTTCTACATGGATCATACGAATGTCCCACAATGGAAAAACGCTACAGTGCTCGATCCATGGGTCATGCTTTCTGCAATAGCTGCAGTTACAAATAATGTTGAATTGGGAACTTGTGTTACAGATGCAATTAGAAGACACCCATCAAATATCGCATTAGCCGCAATTACTCTTGATAGAGTTTCAAAAGGCCGAGCAATACTTGGTATAGGCGCAGGTGAGGCACAAAATCTAAAAGAATTCTGCATTCCATTTGAAAAACCTGTTTCAAAATGGGAAGAGCAAATTGAAGTTATTCATACATTATACAATTCCACTCCCGACAATACTGTTGATTACACTGGAAAATATTATCAACTAGAAGGTGCGTGCTTACAAGCCCCTCCAATTAGAAAACCACGTCCTCCAACTTACATGGCATCAGGCGGCAAGAGAACTTTGGAATTAACAGGAAAACTAGGCGATGGATGGCTTCCAATTGGTTATACTCCTGAACTCTTTGAAGATCACAAAAAACAAATCGAATCATCCATGGATAAGAACAATCGTACTCAAGAAGAAAAAGACAACTTCCAAATGGCTTTAGATATTGATGTGTACTTTTCTGAGGATGCAGAAGAATCCTGGGCTAAAATGAAAGAAGCTGTAAAAGTTAGTTTATTCAAACCCGAAGTATTGCGAGTTCATGGATTAAAAGAAATTGAAGGATTTGATTTTGTTAAATACTTTACAGAATATTCAATGTCTGATCAAAGTTGGATTGTAAAGATGAGGGAAGCAGCTACAAAAATTCCTGACAAAATTGCACGTTCCTCCACTGCCGTTGGAACCCCTGAAGATATCATTCCCACATTTGAGCGATTTATGGAGGCAGGTGTCAATCACTTTGTTATAAGATTCTGGGGTAAGAACTACTTTGGTTCTATAGATAAATTTGCAAGTCATGTAATGCCTGCACTTAGAGAAAAAGCCAAACAATAA